In Synchiropus splendidus isolate RoL2022-P1 chromosome 15, RoL_Sspl_1.0, whole genome shotgun sequence, the genomic stretch TCTGGTGGCTCGATCCGAGAACGGACCTCCATGTACGTAGCTCTGCTGTCTGCCGCGTGGCTCCTGGTCTAACTGATCTGATTGTGTCAACCATCTTTCAGTGCTGAAGTGCGAGTACTGTGAGAGCTTCGCTCCTGCCAGCCAGTTCAGAGGGTCCAAGCGCTTCTGTTCCAACACCTGCGCCAAGAGGTGAAGACCCGCCCTCCGCTCGGACCCCCTCACGTGTTGGGCTTATATCTCTGGTTCCTGATCCGCAGGTACAACGTGAGCTGCAGGCAGGGCATCAAAAACCGGAACAAGAACGGACCAGGCgtgacagcgccccctgctgccagCGACAACAAGGAGCGCCGCAGGGTTTTGACCCGGAGGAACAGTGCTGACGCCAAGATCTCCAGCCGACATCTGCCCGTCAAGGTATGAGTCTGCAGAGAAGACTGTGGAGTCCAGAACTGTGCACCTCAGTGGTGACCTGACTCAAACTGGTCAGGTGAAGGAGGCCTGTAAGagacagcgccccctactgcCTGTGCCTCTCGTCTCTCTCGGGAGGTTCTAAAGGCCGTCTCTTCCCGCAGTGCCACTCTGAGTCCAGTCGCTCTGATAACGACTCCAGCGacggagatgaggaagaggatgaggacgaggacgagTCCCCGTCCCTCTCTCCGAGCTCCTCACACTCCAGAGTCGAGCGAGCTGCGCCCAGGTCCAGCAGTCCCGCTGCTCTGCCCATGGAAGGAAGCGACTTCCTGTCGTCAGATCCGGCTCAGTGGGGCGTGGAGGAGGTCTTCAGGTTCATCTCCTCGCTTCAAGGTCAGTGGTGGGGTTGAGGTGGAGTCGTGGTGGAAGCCGTGTGCCAGTTCCTCTCGTGTGCTCCTCAGGATGTGAGGAGCTGGCTGCTCAGTTCCTCTCCCAGGAGATCGACGGACAAGCTCTGATGCTGCTGCGAGAAGATCATCTCATATCCACCATGAACATCAAGCTGGGCCCGGCGCTGAAGATCTGCGCCTCCATCAACAGCCTACGTGAGTGACCTGCTCGCTTTAGAGACACACCGGGACTCGTTCCTCATGAGCACTTGTCATCGAGTCACCACGTGGTCCCGGGGAACCCACATGAACAGTCGTTCTCTGATGCGTCCGTCGGAAGCTCCCGCCGGGTCGGTTTTTAGTAGGCACCGAAATATCCCGGAAGCTACGTCTCCCACTGCTCAGAGTAATCGACCTTGTTAGCCAGAGACACTGGAGACGGAGGGTTGAGTGTTGTTCATGAACGGATGCTGTTGGATGTCAGCCAGCGAGGATTCAGGATGTTCAGCAGCCAACAACTGAAGCACGAGCCCCCGGAacttccatgtttgttttcattgcagTATTATTTAGCAGTTTCAAACTGTCATCAGAGAAAGGTGTGGCATCAGTGTGAGCAAAGGTCGGAAAGGAAAGTGAATGTCAAGAGAAGAGTCTGTGAATGTGATGAGTCCAGAGCCCAGTTTGAAATTGAACAAGAAACGTGCCTGTTGGAGTGtgtcagcagagggcgctgttgcCCTCCTGTCGTCCATCTTAACCTACAGCTGACTGTGCCTTCTCGGTGGTCTCAGAACTTTATTCCTCGTCCATGTCATTTAGAACGTTTCTGTCAGTTTatataaaagtgtttttaataGAGGAGAGCCTCCGACACGGAGAGGCTCGACGTTAAGGACGTGTTACAAAGGTTTAGTtttatattgtttctgttttctactCCAGTTCCAAACAATTTTTTATGTTGCTGTAGTGTTGGTAGCATGAGGGTTGTTTCTGAAGGACAGTGTTCCGACAGACTCGCAGTTGAAGTCGCGCGTTGAgattattttattcacattttcattcctaaaaacaatgtcaacagCCCCAAACTTTATTAGAattatacaaaaacaaaatggcttCTTGTTGTAAACGAGCACGCAAACCTTCATTCATAGCAGCGGAGTCGGGCGTCGGCGGACGGACATAAATAAAGAGCCTTCAAACGAATGTGAATGtcgctgaaaataaaacaaacttttcCAGTAAACACGTTTGTCTCTGAGGGGCGTGTTGAGGCCCCGCCCACACCAGCTTAGTTTGGGAGCCATTATTCAGAGGTAACGGGATCATTTGGTCGGAGCTTTGAGGCGACGCCTCAGTGGTTCCGCTGCCTTCAGGATGCTTGAAACGGCTCAGTTAAATGCACAAACAGAAAGCGCTGGTTGGCCTGGTGTGGACCGGACCTCGGGGATCAGAAGACCGTGTAGCTGTGGTTCTCCCCGAACCCGGCCTCCTGCAGGTACTGCTCCATGTTGATGGGTGCGGGCACCTTGAGGACCTTGTCCGAGGCGCTCTTCTCTCCGGAGGTCAGCTTCCGGGTGACCTCAGCCAGAGTGGGCCGGTCCATGTCCTTCCACTGACAGCAGCCCTTGATGAGTGAATATCTGCGGCAGACAGAGTGGAGCTGTCACTCAGACGTGCGTGTGGGCCAGAGCAGGAGCTGCCCTGGAGACTCACAGCGTGCTGGAGCAGTGCGCCGGCTTCTTCAGGCTCTTCCCCCGCTGGTGGAACTGCAGCAGCTCGCTGACAGAGATCTCGGCAAAGGGCACGTCACCTGCAGATGAGAGGGGAGTGTTGGCAAATCTAGCCCTCGAGTCAGGTGTTGGCCGCCTTCTCACCCAGCGTGGCCATCTCGTATAGCATGACCCCGAACGACCAtctgcagacaggaagtgatgagaaCACGGCGCCAACAGGGCGGGAGGTTAGCACAGGCCGACACTCACACATCGCTGCTGGGCCCGGCCGGTCTTCTGGCCAGGATCTCTGGAGCCTGCCACTTCTTCATGCTGGCGTCTTCCCTCCTGGTGGGCCCCTGGTTCTTCCTGGTGTAGACCCCGTGCAGCCCCCACAGTTTGGCAGTGAAGCTCTTGCTCACCAGGACGCTGTGCGCGCGGATGTTCCCATGCAGAAGGTCCTTGCTGTGGAGGAACTCCTGAGGGAACAGAATTACCTGAGTGGCTGCTACAGACACCCTGCGGGTGGTGATCGGAGCAGCTGCACTGACCAGCGCTGACGCCACCTGCTGGGCCATGGTGAAGATGCGACGCTCTGTCATCTCACACGGAGGATCCACGCTCTCCTGGAATCACAGCAGGTTCAGCAAACCTGAGCAGCAGAGCCGCCAGCGGGGGCTCACCTCTCGGCACCGCCACAGGAAGCTGAGCAGGTCtctgttctccagctcctccaccaccgtCACCAGGGGGGCTCTGAGGGAGACCACGCCCAGCAGCTCGGGCAGGAAGGGATGAGGACCCAGCTGGGCCAGGAAGGAGGCAAAGCCCAGGAAGCTGTGCCTCTCTGTGGCATCAGCcgagtctgagggaggaggcacTTCAGTTAGGCAGCAGTAGAAGTACTGTTTACTGCTGCAAGGGCAGTGATGTTGCAGTCGTACGATGTAGTAATTCTAAGCAGTGAAGACAGGAGTAGGTGTGGATGAACATCAGTATTGTCTGAGACATAGTGACGCGCTTAACCAGTCGCCTGAGCTCCTCACCGTTGAGCACGCGCAGCACCACGTTGCGGTTCTCCATCCTCGCCCTGCACAGAGACACGTTGGAGTCGGAGCGCATGGCGAAGGCGTCGGGCAGCGGCGTGACCAGGTTGAAGGACTCGGGCAGCCTCTGGCGCGGCAGCTCCCGGGGCTGGACCACCGGCGTGAAGCTGGCTCTCAGGGCCTTGGCGGGGCCGGGGTCTGGCTCTGGCCTGTTGTAGGTGTTGGGCGGGTGGAAGGTGGAGTAGCTGCTGGGCATGTCCAGCGCGATGCTCTCGTGCTCCAGGACGTTGATGCCGGCAGGAGCTGCTCAGACACAGAGGACCGTCAGGAGGAGCTGGGACCCAGAGCAGCCGCGGGGAGCCTCACCATCGATGCCGTGCAGAACCCTCCTGGTCTTGGACCTGATGGCCTGTGGGCGGATGCGATCCACCCTCTCGGGACAGAagtgcagcagcaggatgaagaCCAGCGTCACCAGgaagctgagcagcagcagcgtggggACGACGATGACTTCCTGCTCGTACACGCGGATCTCTGCCCCAAAGACAAACATGCCGTCAGccagccgccgctgctgctgcacacATGGATGTTTGACAGCCGCCATGACTCACCGCAGATGGTGTCGCCATGGTTGCAGAGGTAGTCGGCGTTGGATATGGACGACAtcctgtcacatgacaccaGAGCCACTTGTCAAGAGTTTTGGTGGAAGAATGAAACATTCTAAATTGCACTTgcattatttcaaaataaggGATGAataagggattttttttttactataaatTTTTAACTATAGAACACCAGAAATGTTACAAATAATCTTGACATTTATTGCTAtattacattcatttttcataattTGAGGTTCTTTTGTAATTAATATGAATTATTAGTGATGCCTTTGTAATATTTTTTCCTGCATTAGTCAGAAAAACCTATtcttaaatattcatttatgtatttttttctacagTTGTAGAAATTATGaatgcaaaaaatgcattttttgcatATAGTTTATGTACTTTTTAATCTACGGTTtggaaaaatatattcatacacaatatatttttgtaactataaatatttttataaattgcttatattttttgggggggatataacatttaaaaaaaacattacatcaATAACTATTGACCtatgtttatattattattcctgatatcattttttcatttctggaTTCCACCGTTGATACTGAATGTCATGTTTTGCTCATTAAAGATTTGGAGATTCTTTCCTCACTCAGCTTCTCGACACTTTTGGG encodes the following:
- the styk1b gene encoding tyrosine-protein kinase STYK1b; protein product: MSSISNADYLCNHGDTICEIRVYEQEVIVVPTLLLLSFLVTLVFILLLHFCPERVDRIRPQAIRSKTRRVLHGIDAPAGINVLEHESIALDMPSSYSTFHPPNTYNRPEPDPGPAKALRASFTPVVQPRELPRQRLPESFNLVTPLPDAFAMRSDSNVSLCRARMENRNVVLRVLNDSADATERHSFLGFASFLAQLGPHPFLPELLGVVSLRAPLVTVVEELENRDLLSFLWRCREESVDPPCEMTERRIFTMAQQVASALEFLHSKDLLHGNIRAHSVLVSKSFTAKLWGLHGVYTRKNQGPTRREDASMKKWQAPEILARRPAGPSSDVWSFGVMLYEMATLGDVPFAEISVSELLQFHQRGKSLKKPAHCSSTLYSLIKGCCQWKDMDRPTLAEVTRKLTSGEKSASDKVLKVPAPINMEQYLQEAGFGENHSYTVF